From Primulina tabacum isolate GXHZ01 chromosome 2, ASM2559414v2, whole genome shotgun sequence, one genomic window encodes:
- the LOC142528279 gene encoding LOW QUALITY PROTEIN: oligouridylate-binding protein 1-like (The sequence of the model RefSeq protein was modified relative to this genomic sequence to represent the inferred CDS: deleted 1 base in 1 codon), translated as MHQQRLKQQQVLMQQSLYHPGLLAQPQIEPILSGNLPPGFDSSTCRSVYVGNIHPQVTEPLLQEVFANTGPLEGCKLIRKDKSSYGFVDYLDRRSAALAIVTLNGRQLFGQPIKVNWAYASSQREDTSNQFNIFVGDLSPEVTDATLFACFAVYPSCSDARVMWDQKTGRSRGFGFVSFRNQQDAQSSINDLNGKWLGSRQIRCNWATKGAGQGDDQQSSDLKTIVELTNGTSEDGQEKMYEDTPENNPQYTTVYVGNLAPEVTSVDLHRHFHALGVGAIEDIRVQRDKGFGFIRYSSHAEAARAIQMGNARILFGKPIKCSWGSKPTPPGTTSTPLPPPAATHMPGFTAADLAAYERQLALSSRMMGGAQALIHPQGQRLAAATQPIYDTMYSSISTSQQPMFYQ; from the exons ATGCATCAGCAGAGGTTGAAGCAACAGCAAGTGCTAATGCAGCAATCTCTTTATCATCCGGGTCTCCTTGCCCAGCCTCAG ATTGAGCCTATCTTGAGTGGAAATTTGCCCCCCGGATTTGATTCAAGTACATGCCGTAGTGT GTATGTTGGAAACATCCACCCACAAGTTACAGAACCACTTCTTCAAGAGGTTTTTGCTAATACTGGTCCTCTTGAAGGTTGCAAGCTCATTCGCAAAGATAAG TCATCATATGGCTTTGTGGATTACCTTGATCGTCGATCAGCCGCCCTTGCTATTGTGACTTTGAATGGGAGGCAATT GTTTGGTCAACCTATTAAAGTTAACTGGGCATATGCTAGTTCGCAGAGAGAGGACACATCAA ATCAATTCAATATTTTTGTCGGTGATCTTAGCCCAGAGGTTACGGATGCTACCTTATTTGCATGTTTCGCTGTCTATCCTAGTTGTTC AGATGCAAGGGTCATGTGGGATCAGAAGACTGGTCGCTCAAGGGGCTTCGGATTTGTTTCTTTTCGTAATCAGCAG GACGCTCAAAGTTCAATAAATGACTTGAATG GGAAGTGGCTTGGAAGTAGACAAATCCGCTGCAACTGGGCCACAAAAGGTGCTGGTCAGGGTGATGACCAGCAGAGTTCCGATTTAAAAACCATCGTGGAACTAACAAATGGAACATCAG AAGATGGTCAAGAAAAGATGTATGAAGATACTCCAGAAAATAATCCACAGTATACCACTGTATATGTTGGCAATCTTGCTCCTGAA GTGACCTCTGTTGATCTACACCGTCATTTCCATGCACTTGGAGTTGGAGCAATTGAGGATATCCGTGTTCAACGAGACAAAGGTTTTGGCTTCATTAGATATAGTAGTCATGCTGAAGCAGCTCGCGCTATCCAAATGGGAAATGCTCGAATCCTCTTTGGCAAACCGATAAAG TGCTCATGGGGCAGTAAGCCTACTCCTCCAGGAACCACTTCTACCCCTCTACCTCCTCCAGCTGCAACCCATATGCCAGGATTTACGGCTGCCGATCTTGCC GCCTATGAGCGGCAACTTGCTTTGAGTAGTAGAATGATGGGTGGTGCACAAGCTCTGATTCATCCACAGGGTCAGCGACTTGCCGCTGCCACTCAGCCAATATATGACACCATGTATTCGAGCATCAGCACATCCCAACAACCCATGTTCTATCAGTAG